One window from the genome of Bradyrhizobium xenonodulans encodes:
- a CDS encoding DUF7662 domain-containing protein — MNDYDALRDYLMRQKQAELVLSFEQIEEIIGAALPRAANRASWWDSLRSPDIQMPQREACLAAGFKAMRMPDGQSVRFTKLKKDGRRPG; from the coding sequence GTGAACGACTACGACGCGTTGCGCGACTATCTGATGCGGCAGAAGCAGGCGGAATTGGTGCTGAGCTTCGAGCAGATCGAGGAGATCATCGGCGCGGCCCTGCCGCGGGCGGCGAATCGTGCCTCATGGTGGGACAGCCTGCGCAGCCCCGACATCCAGATGCCGCAGCGCGAAGCCTGCCTCGCCGCGGGTTTCAAGGCGATGCGGATGCCGGATGGCCAGAGCGTGCGGTTCACGAAGCTGAAGAAGGACGGACGCAGGCCAGGCTGA
- a CDS encoding EAL domain-containing protein, which produces MRLIRCLAPIALGLMILVAASPARALDAVSVRGDAPAIDLTGVLEHQRSDADRIQVSTAPGTDGIVRRIEVRAREGGQNWVVFALANNTDDQLDRLIVAPHYRIVSSGLLWPDLGLSRIATITPSIGDRPERQESATADVFRITLDPGAVVTFVAELRTDKLPQLYLWEPEAYKDKVNSFTLYQGIVIGISGLLALVLTILFVVKGSIMFPAAAALAWAVLVYIGVDFGFWGKVLDMSNNAERIWRAAGEAILAATLLVFLFAYLNLSRWHVRYSHITALWLLFLGALVALALFDPAVASGIARMSLVLIAFAGFALIVYLSTHGFDRAVLLIPTWFLLVVWVVAAGMTVAGSVTNDIVGPALLGGLVLIVMLIGFTVMQHAFAGGSATTGVVSDIERRALALAGSGDLIWDWDVSADKVFTSPETEALLGLKRGTLEGPAASWLEVLHPLDQDRFRAALDSVLDQRRGRLVQDFRLRTPDGHFMWFALKARPVVGSDGEVSRVVGTLTDVTELRNAEERLLHDSVHDNLTGLPNRKLFMDRLGGVANFAKTMPTLRPTLMVIDLDRFKQVNDSVGIAVGDSILLTLARRLTRILKPQDTLARLAGDQFGLILLSEQDPARITAFAETIRKTIRAPIAFNEREIFLTASIGLALSDPQTQLTDEIIKDAELAMYHSKRIGGDRIDVYKPAMRARKTDRLTLESELRRAIERQELTILYQPIVRLEDRSIAGFEALARWDHPKLGRMAPSEFITIAEETGLIVDLGMFVLDQTAKQLSIWQRAMRSREPIFASVNVSSRQLLRHDLIHDIRTVLSRSSVARGTLKLELTESLVMENPEHAAQMLTRIRELGTGLSLDDFGTGHSSLAYLQRFPFDTIKIDQSFVRTTNRGTRPVILKSIIALAHDLGMDVVAEGAETDSDAVELYQMGCEYAQGFAFGEPMDADAAMRLLTEVRLEAAS; this is translated from the coding sequence TTGCGTCTGATCAGGTGCCTCGCGCCCATAGCGCTGGGCCTCATGATTCTCGTCGCCGCGTCCCCGGCGCGCGCACTCGACGCCGTCAGCGTCCGCGGTGACGCGCCCGCGATCGACCTCACCGGTGTGCTCGAGCACCAGCGCAGCGATGCCGATCGTATCCAGGTTTCGACCGCGCCCGGCACCGACGGCATTGTCCGCCGCATCGAGGTGCGCGCCCGCGAGGGTGGTCAGAACTGGGTGGTGTTCGCGCTCGCCAACAACACCGACGACCAGCTCGACCGCCTGATCGTCGCTCCGCATTACCGCATCGTCTCCTCAGGGCTGCTCTGGCCCGACCTCGGCCTGTCGCGCATCGCCACCATCACGCCGTCGATCGGCGATCGGCCGGAGCGGCAGGAAAGCGCAACCGCCGACGTGTTCCGCATCACGCTCGACCCCGGCGCCGTCGTCACCTTTGTCGCCGAGCTGCGCACCGACAAGCTGCCGCAGCTCTATCTGTGGGAGCCGGAAGCCTACAAGGACAAGGTCAACTCGTTCACGCTGTATCAGGGCATCGTGATCGGCATCTCCGGCTTGCTCGCGCTGGTGCTGACCATCCTGTTCGTGGTCAAGGGCAGCATCATGTTCCCGGCCGCGGCGGCGCTGGCCTGGGCGGTGCTGGTCTATATCGGCGTCGATTTCGGCTTCTGGGGCAAGGTGCTCGACATGTCGAACAACGCCGAGCGCATCTGGCGCGCGGCGGGCGAGGCGATCCTGGCCGCGACGCTGCTGGTGTTCCTGTTCGCCTATCTCAATCTCAGTCGATGGCACGTGCGCTATTCGCACATCACGGCGCTCTGGCTCCTCTTCCTCGGGGCCCTGGTCGCTCTGGCGCTGTTTGATCCGGCCGTGGCCTCCGGCATCGCGCGCATGTCGCTGGTGCTGATCGCCTTCGCCGGCTTCGCGCTGATCGTCTACCTCTCCACCCACGGCTTCGACCGTGCGGTGCTGCTAATCCCGACCTGGTTCCTGCTGGTGGTCTGGGTGGTTGCGGCCGGCATGACGGTGGCGGGGTCCGTCACCAACGACATCGTCGGCCCTGCCCTGCTCGGCGGCCTCGTGCTGATCGTGATGCTGATCGGCTTCACGGTGATGCAGCACGCCTTTGCCGGCGGCAGCGCCACCACGGGCGTCGTCTCCGACATCGAGCGCCGCGCGCTGGCGCTGGCCGGCTCCGGCGACCTGATCTGGGACTGGGACGTCTCCGCCGACAAGGTTTTTACCAGCCCCGAGACCGAAGCGCTGCTGGGCCTCAAGCGCGGCACGCTCGAAGGGCCCGCGGCCTCGTGGCTCGAGGTGCTGCATCCGCTCGACCAGGACCGTTTCCGCGCCGCGCTCGACAGCGTGCTCGACCAGCGCCGCGGCCGCCTCGTCCAGGATTTCCGCCTGCGCACGCCGGACGGTCACTTCATGTGGTTCGCGCTGAAGGCGCGGCCGGTGGTCGGCTCGGATGGCGAGGTCTCGCGCGTCGTCGGCACCCTCACCGACGTCACCGAGCTTCGCAATGCCGAAGAACGCCTGCTGCACGATTCCGTGCATGACAACCTCACCGGCCTGCCCAACCGCAAGCTGTTCATGGACCGGCTCGGCGGCGTCGCGAACTTCGCCAAGACCATGCCGACGCTGCGGCCGACCTTGATGGTGATCGATCTCGACCGCTTCAAGCAGGTCAACGATTCCGTCGGCATCGCGGTCGGCGATTCCATCCTGCTGACGCTGGCCCGCCGCCTCACCCGCATCCTTAAGCCGCAGGACACGCTGGCACGGCTCGCCGGCGACCAGTTCGGCCTGATCCTGCTCTCCGAGCAGGACCCGGCCCGCATCACCGCCTTCGCCGAGACCATCCGCAAGACCATCCGCGCGCCGATCGCCTTCAACGAGCGCGAGATTTTTCTCACGGCTTCGATCGGCCTCGCTCTGTCCGATCCTCAGACGCAATTGACGGACGAGATCATCAAGGACGCCGAGCTTGCGATGTATCATTCCAAGCGCATCGGCGGCGACCGCATCGACGTCTACAAGCCGGCGATGCGCGCGCGGAAGACCGACCGGCTGACGCTGGAGAGCGAGCTGCGCCGCGCCATCGAGCGGCAGGAGCTGACGATCCTGTACCAGCCGATCGTGCGGCTGGAGGATCGCTCGATCGCCGGCTTCGAGGCGCTGGCGCGCTGGGATCATCCCAAGCTCGGGCGCATGGCGCCGTCGGAATTCATCACCATCGCGGAAGAGACCGGCCTGATCGTCGATCTCGGCATGTTCGTGCTCGACCAGACCGCCAAGCAGCTGTCGATCTGGCAGCGCGCGATGCGCTCGCGCGAACCGATCTTCGCCTCCGTCAACGTCTCCTCGCGGCAATTGCTGCGCCACGATTTGATCCACGACATCCGCACCGTGCTGTCGCGCTCCTCGGTGGCGCGCGGCACGCTCAAGCTGGAACTGACGGAATCGCTGGTGATGGAGAATCCGGAGCACGCGGCCCAAATGCTGACGCGGATCCGCGAGCTCGGCACCGGGCTGTCGCTCGACGATTTCGGCACCGGCCATTCGTCGCTGGCCTATCTGCAGCGCTTCCCGTTCGACACCATCAAGATCGACCAGTCGTTCGTGCGCACCACCAATCGCGGCACGCGGCCCGTGATCCTGAAGTCGATCATCGCGCTCGCGCACGATCTCGGCATGGACGTGGTCGCCGAAGGCGCCGAGACCGATTCCGACGCGGTCGAGCTCTACCAGATGGGCTGCGAATACGCGCAAGGCTTTGCCTTCGGCGAGCCGATGGATGCCGATGCCGCGATGCGCCTCTTGACGGAAGTGCGGCTGGAAGCTGCGAGCTGA
- a CDS encoding NAD(P)H-quinone oxidoreductase yields the protein MDKLPAQMTVVAISKPGGPEVLVPEQRALPQPGPDEILVKVQAAGVNRPDVAQRSGAYPPPPGASDLPGLEIAGEVVAVGSNAKRHKIGDKVMSLVAGGGYAQYCIAQDAQAMSVPPALSIKEAGALPETLMTVWHNVFERGGLKAGETLLIHGGSSGIGTMAIQLAKAFGAKVFVTVGSQDKIDACLKLGADRAINYKTEDFVEVIKAETNKAGVNLILDMVAGEYVDRNYDAAAVDGRIVQIATLNGPKVTVNIAKVMVKRLTHTGSTLRPRSNADKAAMVAAIEAKVMPLLREGRVKPLMDSSFPLEKASDAHRRMETSAHIGKIVLEV from the coding sequence ATGGACAAGCTGCCCGCGCAAATGACCGTGGTCGCCATCTCCAAGCCCGGCGGACCGGAGGTGCTGGTGCCGGAACAGCGGGCGCTGCCGCAGCCCGGCCCCGACGAGATTTTGGTGAAGGTGCAGGCCGCGGGCGTCAACCGGCCCGACGTGGCGCAGCGCTCCGGCGCCTATCCGCCGCCGCCCGGCGCCAGCGACCTGCCGGGCCTCGAGATCGCGGGCGAAGTGGTGGCCGTCGGCAGCAACGCCAAGCGTCACAAGATCGGCGACAAGGTGATGTCGCTCGTCGCCGGCGGCGGTTATGCGCAGTACTGCATCGCCCAGGATGCCCAGGCGATGAGCGTGCCGCCGGCCCTGTCGATCAAGGAAGCCGGCGCGCTGCCGGAAACCCTGATGACGGTCTGGCACAATGTGTTCGAGCGCGGCGGCCTGAAGGCCGGCGAGACGCTGTTGATCCATGGCGGCTCCTCCGGCATCGGCACCATGGCGATCCAGCTCGCGAAGGCGTTCGGCGCGAAGGTGTTCGTCACCGTGGGATCGCAGGACAAGATCGATGCCTGCCTCAAGCTCGGGGCCGATCGCGCCATCAATTACAAGACCGAAGATTTCGTCGAGGTGATCAAGGCGGAGACCAACAAAGCGGGCGTCAACCTGATCCTCGACATGGTCGCCGGCGAGTATGTCGACCGCAACTATGACGCCGCCGCGGTCGACGGCCGCATCGTGCAGATCGCGACCCTCAACGGCCCCAAGGTCACCGTCAACATCGCCAAGGTGATGGTGAAGCGCCTGACCCATACCGGCTCGACGCTGCGCCCCCGTAGTAATGCGGACAAGGCGGCGATGGTGGCCGCGATCGAGGCCAAAGTGATGCCGCTTTTGCGCGAAGGCCGGGTCAAGCCGCTGATGGACAGCTCTTTCCCGCTGGAAAAGGCATCCGACGCGCACCGGCGCATGGAGACCTCCGCACATATTGGCAAAATTGTGTTGGAGGTCTAG
- a CDS encoding SGNH/GDSL hydrolase family protein gives MSKPKSFFKALTETGPLIALGTALAILIGVAGPASAQFFNFPGFGGPPQRSAPPPPRGGGGGGGGWFGGDFFAPFQQQPQQAPRQDFSRAPAPAKRDTIPDKNVLVIGDGMADWLAYGLEDAYTEQPDMGVIRKHKTTSGLIKYQPRGEPSDWAAAAKGILETEKPDVIVVMLGLNDRIAIREAAPDKSDKASDKDKKNDKGARAKQPAKPGDAKPNDSAAKPDDKPADSDLPQDDADNADTPAAAPEKTARNPNSLYEFRDERWVELYGKKIEELAGVLKAKGVPVLWVGLPAIRGPKGTADMLFLDSLYREGAAKAGITYVDVWDGFVDEAGRFLQKGPDFEGQIRQLRSYDGVYFTKPGARKLAHYVEREITRLLAGRSGPIALPSEPATPDTSAEPGKPAPRPLAGPIVPLVAASISTDQLLGGPGSRPAAVDALAAKTMVKGEPLAAPAGRADDYAWPRREVGREQAKGDTPMAATTPDGGAAPGTPGAAAAIAPQKLAPKKPPVQPQQPAQASPSFRDFFGFGSPQPPPRQLAPAPRNPNPNPAVPRPPGNVGRAAEMFR, from the coding sequence ATGTCGAAGCCCAAGTCCTTCTTCAAGGCGCTGACCGAGACCGGCCCGCTGATCGCGCTGGGAACGGCGCTTGCGATCCTGATCGGGGTCGCGGGGCCCGCGTCGGCCCAGTTCTTCAACTTCCCCGGCTTCGGCGGTCCGCCGCAGCGTTCGGCGCCCCCGCCGCCGCGCGGCGGTGGAGGTGGTGGCGGCGGCTGGTTCGGCGGCGACTTCTTCGCACCATTCCAGCAGCAACCGCAGCAGGCGCCGCGTCAGGATTTTTCGCGCGCCCCGGCGCCGGCCAAGCGCGACACCATTCCCGACAAGAACGTGCTGGTGATCGGCGACGGCATGGCGGACTGGCTCGCTTACGGCCTGGAAGACGCCTACACCGAGCAGCCCGACATGGGCGTGATCCGCAAGCACAAGACCACGTCCGGCCTGATCAAGTATCAGCCGCGCGGCGAGCCCTCGGACTGGGCGGCGGCGGCGAAGGGCATTCTGGAGACCGAAAAGCCCGACGTGATCGTCGTCATGCTCGGTCTCAACGACCGCATTGCGATCCGCGAAGCCGCGCCCGATAAATCGGACAAGGCTTCGGACAAGGACAAGAAGAACGACAAGGGCGCGCGCGCCAAGCAACCCGCCAAGCCCGGCGACGCCAAACCCAACGACAGCGCCGCCAAGCCGGACGACAAGCCCGCCGATTCCGACCTGCCGCAAGACGACGCCGACAACGCCGATACACCGGCGGCCGCGCCCGAAAAGACGGCGCGCAACCCGAACAGCCTCTACGAATTCCGCGACGAGCGCTGGGTCGAGCTCTACGGCAAGAAGATCGAGGAGCTCGCGGGCGTGCTCAAGGCCAAGGGCGTACCGGTGCTCTGGGTCGGCCTGCCCGCGATCCGCGGCCCGAAGGGCACGGCGGACATGCTGTTCCTGGATTCGCTCTATCGCGAAGGCGCCGCCAAGGCCGGCATCACCTATGTCGACGTCTGGGACGGCTTCGTCGACGAAGCCGGCCGCTTCCTCCAGAAGGGCCCAGATTTCGAAGGCCAGATCCGTCAGCTCCGCAGCTATGACGGCGTCTATTTCACCAAGCCCGGCGCCCGCAAGCTCGCCCACTATGTCGAGCGCGAGATCACGCGCCTGCTGGCGGGACGCTCCGGTCCGATCGCGCTGCCGAGCGAGCCTGCGACCCCCGACACCAGCGCCGAGCCCGGCAAGCCCGCGCCGCGGCCGCTGGCGGGACCGATCGTGCCACTGGTCGCAGCCTCGATCTCGACCGATCAATTGCTGGGCGGTCCGGGCTCGCGTCCCGCCGCCGTCGATGCGCTGGCCGCAAAGACGATGGTGAAGGGTGAGCCGCTGGCCGCGCCTGCGGGCCGCGCCGACGATTATGCCTGGCCGCGCCGCGAAGTCGGCCGCGAGCAGGCCAAGGGCGATACGCCGATGGCGGCGACGACGCCCGACGGCGGCGCTGCTCCGGGCACACCGGGTGCAGCCGCCGCGATCGCGCCGCAAAAGCTCGCGCCGAAGAAGCCGCCGGTGCAGCCGCAGCAGCCGGCCCAGGCATCGCCGTCATTCCGCGATTTCTTCGGCTTCGGCTCGCCGCAGCCACCGCCGCGTCAATTGGCGCCGGCGCCGCGCAACCCGAATCCCAATCCCGCGGTCCCGCGTCCGCCGGGCAATGTCGGGCGAGCGGCGGAGATGTTCCGGTAA
- the galU gene encoding UTP--glucose-1-phosphate uridylyltransferase GalU, translating to MKIRKAVFPVAGLGTRVLPATKAMPKEMLTIVDKPLIQYVYDEAREAGIEHFIFVTGRNKNVIEDHFDRMFELDATLAARGKKAEQEILAQNQPEAGAVSFTRQQAPLGLGHAVWCARDIVGNEPFAVVLPDELVLNTTGCLKQMIETASSLGEKSNVIAVEAVPDHLTHQYGICGVGKRTGKMFEVDGMVEKPAKGTAPSNLSITGRYILQPEIFKILETQERGAGGEIQLTDAMIGLSKSQKFYGVEFEGERHDCGSKPGFLRANIAYGLKRPELRDGLIAEMKKYLGQ from the coding sequence ATGAAAATTCGCAAAGCCGTATTCCCCGTCGCCGGCCTCGGCACCCGTGTCCTGCCCGCCACCAAGGCGATGCCGAAGGAAATGCTGACCATCGTCGACAAGCCGCTGATCCAGTACGTCTATGACGAGGCGCGCGAAGCCGGCATCGAGCATTTCATCTTCGTCACCGGCCGCAACAAAAATGTCATCGAAGATCATTTCGACAGGATGTTCGAGCTCGACGCAACGCTCGCCGCGCGCGGCAAGAAGGCCGAGCAGGAGATCCTGGCGCAGAATCAACCGGAGGCCGGCGCCGTCAGCTTCACCCGTCAGCAGGCGCCGCTCGGCCTCGGCCACGCGGTCTGGTGCGCGCGCGACATCGTCGGCAACGAACCGTTCGCGGTCGTGCTGCCCGACGAGCTCGTGCTCAATACGACCGGCTGCCTGAAGCAGATGATCGAGACGGCTTCATCGCTCGGCGAGAAATCCAACGTCATCGCGGTCGAGGCCGTGCCTGACCATTTGACTCACCAATACGGCATCTGCGGCGTTGGCAAGCGCACCGGCAAGATGTTCGAGGTCGACGGCATGGTCGAGAAGCCGGCCAAGGGCACCGCGCCCTCCAACCTCTCGATCACCGGCCGCTACATCCTCCAGCCGGAGATCTTCAAGATCCTGGAGACCCAGGAGCGCGGCGCGGGCGGCGAGATCCAGCTGACCGACGCCATGATCGGCCTCTCCAAGTCGCAAAAGTTCTACGGCGTCGAGTTCGAGGGCGAGCGCCATGATTGCGGCTCCAAGCCCGGCTTCCTCCGCGCCAACATCGCCTACGGCCTGAAGCGGCCCGAGCTGCGCGACGGGCTCATTGCGGAGATGAAGAAGTATCTGGGGCAGTAG
- the rcdA gene encoding protease adaptor protein RcdA has product MERLQADGALVQLSERFTNSAAFGTLFREGMDLVEETAAYLDGAGRTEAKALDRAVSLTYATESMRLTTRLMQLASWLLLHRAVKEGEMTLVQANREKTKVKLSAADPGPNDSIEKLPSQLQDLIHRSMSLQTRVRRLDTTIHTPPAELPAIGNPLVPHLNALKAAFER; this is encoded by the coding sequence ATGGAACGTTTGCAAGCCGACGGCGCTCTCGTTCAACTCAGCGAGCGGTTCACCAATTCCGCGGCGTTCGGCACCTTGTTCCGCGAGGGCATGGATCTCGTCGAAGAGACCGCCGCCTATCTCGACGGCGCCGGCCGTACCGAGGCCAAGGCGCTCGACCGCGCGGTCAGCCTGACCTATGCGACCGAGAGCATGCGCCTCACCACGCGCCTGATGCAGCTCGCCTCGTGGCTGCTGCTGCACCGCGCGGTGAAGGAAGGTGAGATGACGCTGGTCCAGGCCAACCGCGAGAAGACCAAGGTCAAGCTCTCCGCCGCCGATCCCGGCCCCAATGACTCCATCGAGAAGCTGCCCTCGCAGCTCCAGGACCTGATCCATCGCTCGATGAGCCTTCAGACCCGCGTTCGCCGCCTCGACACCACGATCCACACCCCGCCGGCCGAGCTGCCCGCGATCGGCAATCCGCTGGTGCCGCACCTCAACGCGCTGAAGGCCGCGTTCGAGCGGTAG
- a CDS encoding DUF1192 domain-containing protein — MATEDDDKPRRKISHDIGQDLSLLSVEELTERVALLKTEIVRLEEAATKKRASRDAADSFFKK, encoded by the coding sequence ATGGCGACGGAAGACGACGACAAGCCGCGTAGGAAGATCAGCCATGACATCGGACAGGATCTCTCACTGTTGTCGGTGGAGGAACTGACCGAGCGTGTCGCGCTGCTCAAGACCGAGATCGTGAGGCTGGAGGAAGCCGCCACCAAAAAGCGCGCCTCGCGCGATGCGGCGGATAGTTTTTTCAAGAAGTAG
- the rpmE gene encoding 50S ribosomal protein L31: MKAEIHPDYHTIKVVMTDGTEYLTRSTWGKEGDTLNLDIDPKSHPAWTGGNAQLMDRGGRVSRFQKKFSGFLKKD, encoded by the coding sequence ATGAAAGCCGAAATTCATCCGGATTATCATACGATTAAGGTCGTGATGACCGACGGAACCGAGTACCTGACCCGCTCGACCTGGGGCAAGGAAGGCGACACGCTGAACCTCGACATCGACCCGAAGTCGCACCCGGCCTGGACCGGCGGCAACGCCCAGCTGATGGATCGCGGCGGCCGCGTCTCGCGCTTCCAGAAGAAGTTTTCGGGCTTTCTCAAAAAGGATTGA
- a CDS encoding lytic murein transglycosylase: MQSVAALAKRAGFVTSRAMVAAALLLPAGVNAQSQNGLSNLFGGIFSGQTQTPPQPAPGSGGALPWTGEDGASGHPLMTAAAIREAAGNFNNCVAGMWPDAARRNITQENFQRFTAGLSPDLRIMDLMDSQPEFTKSIWDYLDILVNDNRLAKGREVLAKYKAQFDATEKATGVDRYIIASIWGIESNYSTQMGDRSVLQSTATLACIGRRQAYFKDEFLSALEILNRGDLRPEQMRGSWAGAFGPTQFMPTAFKRFAVDGDGDGRRDVVDNPTDLIASTANNLKKDGWQAGQSWGYEVVVPKDFNYMLADRAKAMTMAQWEKLGLKRPNNQPFPHPAEKAYLLAPAGAQGPGFLMLQNYRVIMKYNPAEAYALAIGHFADRLRGGQPFVQPWPRQERELSRTERLELQQLLAQRGFYKGTPDGQFGGQTREALRSFQASIGVPADGFASSDVLDQLRRR, from the coding sequence ATGCAATCGGTGGCAGCGCTGGCGAAACGTGCTGGATTTGTGACCAGCAGAGCGATGGTTGCGGCTGCCTTGCTGCTGCCTGCCGGCGTGAACGCCCAGTCGCAAAACGGCCTGTCGAACCTGTTCGGCGGTATTTTCTCCGGCCAGACTCAGACGCCTCCGCAACCGGCGCCCGGCTCCGGCGGCGCGTTACCCTGGACCGGCGAGGACGGCGCCTCCGGTCATCCGCTGATGACGGCGGCCGCGATCCGCGAGGCTGCGGGCAACTTCAACAATTGCGTCGCGGGGATGTGGCCCGATGCCGCACGACGCAACATCACCCAGGAAAACTTCCAGCGCTTCACGGCCGGGCTCTCGCCCGATCTGCGCATCATGGATTTGATGGACTCGCAGCCGGAGTTCACCAAGTCAATCTGGGACTATCTCGACATTCTCGTGAACGACAACCGTCTCGCCAAGGGCCGCGAGGTACTCGCCAAATACAAGGCGCAGTTCGACGCTACGGAAAAGGCCACTGGCGTCGATCGCTACATCATCGCCTCGATCTGGGGCATCGAGTCCAATTACTCGACGCAGATGGGCGACCGCAGCGTGCTGCAATCGACCGCGACGCTCGCCTGCATCGGCCGCCGCCAGGCCTATTTCAAGGACGAATTCCTCTCAGCGCTGGAGATCCTCAATCGCGGCGATCTCAGGCCTGAACAGATGCGCGGCTCCTGGGCCGGCGCCTTCGGCCCGACCCAGTTCATGCCGACCGCGTTCAAACGCTTTGCCGTCGACGGCGACGGTGACGGCCGCCGCGACGTCGTCGACAATCCCACCGATTTGATCGCCTCCACCGCCAACAATCTGAAGAAGGACGGCTGGCAGGCCGGCCAGTCCTGGGGCTACGAGGTCGTGGTGCCCAAGGACTTCAACTACATGCTAGCCGATCGCGCCAAGGCGATGACGATGGCGCAGTGGGAGAAGCTTGGGCTCAAGCGTCCGAATAACCAGCCGTTCCCGCATCCGGCGGAAAAAGCCTATCTGCTCGCGCCGGCGGGCGCGCAAGGCCCCGGCTTCCTGATGCTCCAGAATTACCGCGTCATCATGAAATACAATCCGGCCGAGGCCTATGCGCTCGCGATCGGCCATTTCGCCGATCGCCTGCGCGGCGGGCAGCCCTTCGTGCAGCCCTGGCCGCGGCAGGAACGGGAGCTGTCGCGCACCGAACGGCTGGAACTCCAGCAGCTTTTGGCCCAGCGCGGCTTCTACAAGGGCACCCCCGACGGCCAGTTCGGTGGCCAGACGAGGGAAGCCCTGCGCAGTTTCCAGGCCTCGATCGGGGTCCCCGCCGACGGGTTTGCCTCGTCCGACGTGCTGGACCAGCTGCGCAGGCGGTAA
- a CDS encoding sensor domain-containing diguanylate cyclase: MLSGWRDVTARRPWRISAKLLIISSVVTVIGFSAICVNVMLDMRRGEEALARQTLENLATTIESDVSRNIEIYDLSLKAVASNMLLPEINTVSKTIRHLILFDHATTARHFGAIQVFDADGRLTIDASTLDPLPENRADEDYFRIHRDNPTAGLFISRPMLFRGAYSIVLSRRISDTDGGFMGVVAGSIRFSYFHELFERLNLDPNDTITVLRRDRTIMMRRPFDLDIIGRNLNDRQNWKADNLPIGTSYSGQGPVDPTPRLYVRSGDGGPLFVVAGKPLTAVFALWQKEAFRICAVVLTLALFVLGSTLVLAREIGRRAEAESKLEEMATTDALTGLKNRRKFDSVIDAEWRRAMRQKTPVALLMIDADHFKAYNDTYGHQAGDQVLVGIAICISDSVSRAGDCAARYGGEEFAVLLTNTSATDAFKVAETIRGKVQGWSGDGTISTVSCGIASLVPTTGMDWPILVAAADKALYAAKAGGRNQSVVATLPKLSLVA, encoded by the coding sequence ATGTTGTCTGGATGGCGCGACGTCACGGCCCGCCGGCCGTGGCGCATTTCGGCGAAGCTGCTGATCATCTCGTCCGTGGTGACGGTGATCGGCTTTTCCGCCATTTGCGTCAACGTCATGCTCGACATGCGCCGGGGCGAGGAGGCGCTCGCCCGCCAGACGCTGGAGAATCTGGCGACGACCATCGAGTCCGACGTCAGCCGCAACATCGAGATCTACGACCTGTCCCTGAAGGCGGTCGCCAGCAACATGCTGCTGCCGGAGATCAACACGGTCTCCAAGACGATCCGTCACCTCATCCTGTTCGACCACGCGACCACCGCGAGGCATTTCGGCGCCATCCAGGTGTTCGACGCCGACGGCAGGCTGACCATCGACGCCTCCACGCTCGATCCCCTGCCAGAGAACCGCGCGGACGAGGACTATTTCAGGATTCATCGCGACAATCCGACAGCCGGGCTCTTCATCAGCCGTCCGATGCTGTTCCGCGGCGCCTACTCGATCGTGCTGAGCCGGCGCATCAGCGACACCGACGGCGGCTTCATGGGGGTCGTCGCCGGCTCGATCCGCTTCAGCTATTTCCACGAATTGTTCGAGCGGCTGAACCTCGACCCCAACGACACCATCACCGTGCTCAGGCGCGACCGCACCATCATGATGCGGCGGCCGTTCGACCTCGACATCATCGGCAGGAATTTGAACGACCGCCAGAACTGGAAGGCCGACAATCTCCCGATCGGCACCTCCTATTCCGGACAGGGCCCGGTCGATCCGACGCCGCGGCTTTATGTGCGCAGCGGCGACGGCGGCCCGCTGTTCGTGGTGGCGGGCAAACCCCTGACCGCGGTGTTCGCGCTCTGGCAGAAGGAGGCGTTTCGCATCTGCGCCGTGGTGCTCACGCTCGCGCTGTTCGTGCTGGGATCGACGCTCGTGCTCGCGCGCGAGATCGGCCGGCGCGCGGAGGCCGAAAGCAAGCTCGAGGAGATGGCGACGACGGACGCGCTCACCGGCCTGAAGAACCGCCGCAAGTTCGATTCCGTGATCGACGCGGAATGGCGGCGCGCGATGCGCCAGAAGACGCCGGTCGCGCTGCTGATGATCGATGCCGATCACTTCAAGGCCTATAACGATACCTACGGCCACCAGGCCGGCGACCAGGTCCTGGTCGGCATCGCGATCTGCATTTCCGATTCGGTGAGCCGCGCCGGCGACTGCGCGGCGCGCTATGGTGGCGAGGAATTCGCCGTGCTGCTGACGAACACGTCTGCAACCGACGCCTTCAAGGTCGCCGAGACGATCCGCGGCAAGGTGCAGGGCTGGTCCGGCGACGGGACGATTTCGACGGTCTCCTGCGGCATCGCGAGCCTCGTTCCCACGACCGGCATGGACTGGCCGATCCTGGTCGCCGCCGCCGACAAGGCGCTCTATGCGGCAAAAGCCGGTGGCCGCAACCAGTCGGTGGTCGCGACCCTGCCGAAGCTGTCGCTGGTGGCGTGA